One region of Oncorhynchus nerka isolate Pitt River linkage group LG22, Oner_Uvic_2.0, whole genome shotgun sequence genomic DNA includes:
- the LOC115105852 gene encoding glial cell line-derived neurotrophic factor-like: protein MKLWDVLATCLLLLSSVSTRPLYQNLQPAKRAHYSDWHSDSLSPSVEEPEPEFQSESHSLQEISMEEKYDITGPYPDQFEDVMDFIKATIGRLRRSSEPAGGSRGRREQREQGRQRGAANIDRRGGGRGVGRGGRGEKKGRGRGGKGRSSDRAEQRMKPVEGRGCLLKEVHLNVTDLGLGYRTKEELIFRYCSGPCSDAETNYDKILNNLTHNKKLVKDTPSRTCCRPITFDDDLSFLDDNNEDYHILRKHSARKCGCV, encoded by the exons ATGAAGTTATGGGATGTTTTGGCCACGTGTTTGTTGCTCCTGAGCTCCGTCTCCACACGCCCCCTTTACCAAAACCTTCAGCCTGCCAAAAGAGCTCACTACTCAGATTGGCATAGTGATTCTCTGTCCCCATCTGTGGAGGAACCAGAGCCAGAGTTCCAGTCGGAGTCTCACAGCCTGCAAGAGATTTCCATGGAAGAAAAAT ATGACATCACAGGCCCATATCCGGACCAGTTTGAGGATGTAATGGATTTTATCAAGGCTACCATTGGCAGACTGAGAAGATCATCAGAGCCCGCCGGCGGCTCAAGGGgaaggagggagcagagagagcaggggagacagagaggagcagcaAACATAGACcgaagagggggggggagaggagtggggagaggagggcgtggGGAGAAGAAGGGTCGGGGGCGAGGGGGCAAAGGGAGGAGCAGTGATAGAGCGGAGCAGCGGATGAAGCCGGTTGAAGGCCGAGGCTGCTTGCTAAAAGAGGTCCATCTCAACGTCACAGACTTAGGGTTGGGCTACCGGACCAAAGAGGAGCTGATCTTCCGGTACTGCAGCGGCCCTTGTTCAGATGCAGAGACCAACTATGACAAGATCCTCAACAACCTCACCCACAACAAGAAGCTGGTCAAGGACACACCCTCCCGCACCTGCTGTCGACCAATCACGTTTGACGATGATCTGTCATTCCTGGATGACAACAACGAGGACTACCACATTCTGCGGAAGCATTCCGCCCGCAAATGTGGCTGTGTCTGA